One genomic segment of Primulina tabacum isolate GXHZ01 chromosome 9, ASM2559414v2, whole genome shotgun sequence includes these proteins:
- the LOC142556390 gene encoding uncharacterized protein LOC142556390, giving the protein MNSIFHDMIGHHIEVYIDDIVVKSKQAADHIEHLRKSFQRMRQHELKLNPLKCSFGVKAGNFLGFLVHQRGVEVDKNKAKAIMEANPPRNKKELQRFLGQVNYLRRFISNLAGKTKEFSQLLKLKDSGEFKWEESHQKALDVIKRYLSNPPVLMPPRYGMPLKLYISAAHESIGCLLVQNNHEGNEQAIYYLSRFLTPVEVKYSVIEKLCLTLYYACTKLRHYLIQSRVFVVAKTDLIKYMLNRHIFSGRIGKWSLALAEFTLTYYPQKSIKCQAIADFLTDHPSLDEFIGEQVGFPVCGVGVQPWELKFDGSSTETAAGAGIVITSPRGVKTALSFNLDFPCTNNQAEYEALVIGLEILKDLGARELLISGDSQLVLKQLSGEFKCTSLSLAPYYNAASQLLDDFEEVSLVHVPRQENWEADELAQVASGLKMSPELTHRLVLIQKKNHPSIQQRGIQLDTLNLDVNLAGDWRDDMKMVLESTGRDIPHGLKIRALNYVLVEGDLYRKGLDGLLLRCIGFPEALEIMKQVHEGVCGAHQSGIKMRWLIRRYGYYWPSILKDCIKYARGCQPCQRHGNIQRTPADELHSLVKPWPFKGWALDLI; this is encoded by the coding sequence ATGAACTCGATCTTTCATGATATGATAGGACATCATATTGAAGTGTATATAGACGATATTGTTGTGAAATCCAAACAAGCCGCTGATCACATTGAACACTTGAGGAAAAGCTTCCAAAGAATGAGGCAACATGAGTTGAAGTTAAATCCATTGAAATGTTCCTTTGGTGTGAAAGCAGGAAACTTTCTGGGATTTCTTGTACATCAGAGGGGAGTTGAAGTGGATAAAAACAAAGCCAAAGCTATTATGGAAGCAAATCCACCTAGAAACAAGAAAGAGTTGCAACGCTTCCTTGGGCAAGTGAATTACTTGAGGCGTTTTATTTCTAACCTTGCAGGGAAGACAAAGGAGTTTTCACAGCTGTTGAAGCTTAAAGACAGCGGGGAGTTCAAATGGGAAGAGTCGCATCAGAAAGCTCTTGATGTGATCAAGAGATATTTATCTAACCCGCCCGTTCTTATGCCTCCCAGGTATGGAATGCCCCTTAAATTATACATCTCTGCTGCTCATGAATCAATTGGATGTCTACTAGTTCAAAATAAtcatgaaggaaatgaacaagcCATCTATTATTTGAGTAGATTCCTTACTCCAGTAGAGGTGAAATACTCTGTGATTGAAAAGCTATGCTTAACACTGTATTATGCATGTACTAAGTTAAGACATTATTTGATTCAATCAAGAGTGTTTGTGGTGGCTAAAACCGATTTGATTAAATACATGCTTAATAGACACATTTTCTCTGGGCGGATTGGTAAATGGTCTTTGGCATTGGCCGAGTTTACATTGACCTATTACCCCCAAAAGTCAATAAAATGCCAAGCTATCGCCGATTTCTTAACTGATCACCCTTCACTTGATGAGTTTATTGGAGAACAGGTTGGATTTCCAGTTTGTGGAGTGGGAGTTCAACCCTGGGAGTTGAAGTTCGATGGATCGAGTACAGAAACAGCAGCTGGAGCTGGTATTGTGATCACCTCCCCAAGAGGTGTGAAAACCGCTCTGTCCTTTAATTTGGATTTTCCATGCACCAACAATCAAGCGGAATACGAAGCACTGGTTATTGGGTTGGAAATTCTGAAAGATTTGGGGGCAAGAGAATTGTTAATATCAGGGGATTCTCAGCTGGTACTCAAACAGCTGTCAGGGGAGTTCAAATGCACAAGTTTGTCCTTGGCTCCATACTATAATGCGGCATCCCAACTCCTAGATGATTTTGAAGAAGTGTCATTAGTACACGTCCCAAGACAAGAAAATTGGGAGGCAGACGAGTTGGCACAGGTTGCTTCGGGATTGAAGATGTCTCCAGAACTCACACACAGGCTAGtgttgattcagaagaaaaaccACCCTTCAATTCAGCAAAGAGGGATTCAGCTAGACACACTCAACTTGGATGTAAACTTAGCTGGTGACTGGAGGGATGACATGAAAATGGTGCTAGAATCAACCGGGAGAGATATTCCACATGGTTTAAAAATTAGAGCTCTTAATTACGTCTTAGTGGAGGGAGATTTGTACAGGAAAGGGTTAGATGGTTTGCTCCTCAGATGCATAGGCTTCCCAGAAGCTTTGGAGATCATGAAGCAAGTTCATGAGGGAGTGTGTGGAGCGCATCAATCTGGAATAAAGATGAGATGGTTGATAAGGAGGTATGGCTACTATTGGCCATCCATCCTGAAAGATTGCATCAAATATGCTAGGGGATGCCAGCCATGTCAGAGACACGGGAACATCCAAAGAACTCCGGCGGATGAGCTTCACAGCCTTGTCAAACCATGGCCATTCAAGGGCTGGGCCTTGGACTTAATATAG